The Paenibacillus tianjinensis genome has a window encoding:
- a CDS encoding efflux RND transporter periplasmic adaptor subunit, which produces MKRMIKRSLKWIIIAVIVVGAGYMLYGKVFKGGEAEVVMEPPQVISFPVTQETVTSSVQVKGRSQYQEETLVYAPFASKVTGWKVENGGQVKKGDVLFTLDQSSLKNEIAAAEAAIRKAELESELNAFVSQQEDESAAPIGTEAERLKALAAEEATRLNNELNQVNTQIQEQELADKKARLRTAVYHAPATGIFLYDSSSERPQTVTDNQYIGKIVDLNKLEFIASVGEQDIFRIKQGMKVKVKMTAMKELTLNGEVTEVSKFATTTTGQNTAGQIPQFEVVISLQPDEHLIGGLSLSGDIETMRKENAVVVSSMAVMHEGEQTFVMLDKGNGQYERQEIKIGLETTEKTEVLSGLKPGDTVVLQ; this is translated from the coding sequence ATGAAAAGGATGATTAAGCGCAGCCTTAAGTGGATTATTATCGCGGTTATCGTGGTAGGTGCAGGTTATATGCTCTATGGGAAAGTATTTAAGGGTGGTGAAGCGGAAGTGGTTATGGAACCGCCTCAGGTGATCAGCTTCCCGGTAACCCAGGAGACCGTAACAAGCTCTGTTCAGGTTAAGGGACGATCGCAATACCAGGAAGAAACACTTGTCTATGCACCTTTTGCCTCGAAAGTAACCGGCTGGAAGGTTGAGAACGGCGGGCAGGTGAAGAAGGGGGATGTGCTGTTCACGCTGGACCAGTCCTCGCTGAAGAATGAGATCGCAGCAGCAGAAGCGGCCATCCGCAAGGCGGAACTGGAATCAGAGCTTAACGCTTTTGTCAGCCAGCAGGAGGACGAAAGTGCTGCACCTATCGGTACGGAGGCCGAACGCCTAAAGGCCCTTGCGGCAGAAGAGGCAACGCGGCTGAATAATGAGCTGAATCAGGTCAATACGCAAATTCAGGAACAGGAGCTGGCTGATAAGAAGGCTAGGCTGAGAACAGCCGTATATCATGCCCCGGCTACCGGTATCTTCCTGTATGACAGCAGCAGTGAACGGCCGCAGACCGTTACGGACAATCAGTACATCGGCAAAATCGTTGATCTGAACAAACTTGAATTCATTGCCTCTGTCGGAGAGCAGGATATTTTCCGCATTAAACAGGGGATGAAAGTGAAGGTCAAGATGACCGCAATGAAGGAACTGACGTTGAACGGGGAAGTGACCGAGGTCTCGAAGTTCGCTACCACTACCACCGGGCAAAACACAGCCGGGCAGATACCGCAATTTGAGGTTGTAATCTCCCTTCAGCCGGACGAGCATCTGATAGGGGGCTTAAGCCTTAGCGGGGATATAGAGACTATGCGTAAAGAAAATGCGGTCGTAGTCTCCAGCATGGCAGTTATGCATGAAGGGGAACAGACCTTTGTCATGCTGGATAAAGGAAACGGACAATATGAGCGTCAGGAAATAAAAATCGGACTGGAGACTACGGAGAAAACTGAAGTTCTTTCCGGACTTAAGCCAGGCGATACGGTAGTTCTTCAATAA
- a CDS encoding ABC transporter permease, which produces MKIRDISRMAWDQVKRRKVVTGLCMTGISIGCAAIIVALSIGQSAQVYVTDEVNRNFKMDEIIVSPGGGIPSQGNGSGSGTSTESNDNLNPGKLTAQKLKIIQGFNHVVAAAPFEDAGYMQMLTIDNKIADVQIKATDLRMLTKFGHKFKQGGVTDLPGMIVLNYGATLGLIDNETRQKLYERLGAEPFNQELMDQYNSMAILPTEMYRQQIQMQATDYSNPAGNIKLSSPLQVGGILASPEGTDDLRASYEKIVYVSLETAAQLAKELSFTDTSLTPEPEEDTYKSVTVKVDSVDHIKQVEAMIQKLSLSASDNLYQQEQLKQTFDMMKMAALGIGVFILVIASISIIVAMTMSTHQRRRQIGIMKVLGANMGQIRNMFITEAALLGLLGGVLGVVFSYLIIMGLNKLVGTAGDGLTFFIPLMTIPVGLAFAIMTGVLSGIYPAISASRTDALTAIKRD; this is translated from the coding sequence ATGAAGATTAGAGATATATCCAGAATGGCCTGGGATCAGGTCAAACGGCGTAAAGTGGTTACCGGTCTGTGTATGACAGGAATTTCGATTGGCTGTGCGGCGATTATTGTGGCGCTGAGCATCGGCCAATCCGCCCAGGTCTATGTAACCGATGAAGTGAACCGCAATTTCAAAATGGATGAAATCATTGTATCTCCAGGGGGAGGGATTCCTTCTCAGGGGAACGGGAGCGGGAGCGGTACATCTACAGAGAGTAATGATAACCTGAATCCCGGTAAGCTGACCGCCCAAAAGCTGAAGATTATCCAAGGGTTCAATCATGTTGTAGCCGCTGCGCCCTTTGAAGATGCAGGCTATATGCAAATGCTGACCATTGACAATAAAATTGCCGATGTCCAGATCAAAGCCACGGATTTGCGGATGCTGACCAAGTTCGGCCACAAGTTCAAACAAGGCGGGGTCACGGATCTTCCGGGAATGATCGTGCTGAACTATGGGGCAACGCTGGGCCTGATTGATAATGAGACCCGTCAGAAGCTGTACGAGCGGCTTGGCGCAGAACCGTTTAACCAGGAACTAATGGATCAGTATAACAGCATGGCAATCCTGCCCACAGAGATGTACCGGCAGCAGATCCAGATGCAGGCTACGGATTATTCCAATCCGGCGGGTAATATCAAGCTTAGTTCACCGCTCCAGGTAGGCGGCATTCTTGCTAGCCCGGAAGGGACTGACGACCTGCGGGCTTCCTACGAGAAAATCGTCTATGTCTCCCTTGAAACGGCTGCACAGCTAGCAAAGGAATTGTCATTTACCGATACCAGTTTGACTCCAGAGCCGGAAGAGGACACCTACAAATCAGTGACGGTCAAAGTTGACAGTGTCGACCATATAAAACAGGTGGAAGCCATGATTCAGAAGCTGAGTCTGTCGGCCAGTGACAATCTGTACCAGCAGGAACAGCTCAAACAAACCTTTGATATGATGAAAATGGCTGCACTGGGCATCGGGGTATTCATTCTGGTTATCGCCTCGATCTCGATCATCGTAGCAATGACGATGTCCACCCATCAGCGAAGACGGCAGATCGGGATCATGAAGGTGCTTGGTGCGAACATGGGGCAGATCCGTAATATGTTCATTACTGAAGCTGCCTTATTGGGCCTGCTCGGAGGCGTTTTGGGTGTTGTCTTCTCTTATCTGATCATAATGGGACTTAACAAACTGGTCGGTACAGCAGGTGACGGATTAACCTTCTTTATCCCGCTAATGACGATTCCGGTCGGATTGGCGTTTGCCATTATGACCGGTGTACTGTCCGGGATCTATCCGGCGATTAGCGCCTCAAGAACTGATGCGCTTACAGCCATCAAACGGGATTAG
- the nagZ gene encoding beta-N-acetylhexosaminidase, producing the protein MNRHCFPCFQLSSFYRKSMVIAAFATVLLIAGCSEDNNSAVVQPSPEVTAIPGASTAPDKTAGIQPTPDTPVSPSAAPTASPDTAMNDDPLARQIAGMTLEAKIGQMLLVGIDGTKLDESAKRMISKDEVGGIILYKDNIQNLKSMVALINDLKKSNIGNTVPLFMSVDQEGGKVSRMPAEYTAIPSNAKVGISGNADSAGMMGRLLAREVLSAGFNMDFAPVLDINSNPDNPVIGERSFGSNADIVTRLGIAEMKGMSEEGAIPVIKHFPGHGDTSVDSHLELPVVNKTAAQLAKLEWLPFQAAIQEHADAVMVAHILYPKLDPEKPASLSKTIIGNLLRGQMGFDGVVITDDLTMGAITEHYTLPAAAIDTVLAGSDVLLIAHEYANEQMVRKALINGVKKGKIPESRIDESVYRILALKEQYHLSDKPLPVPDLTALNNDIKAWLQTIKK; encoded by the coding sequence CTCCTGATTGCAGGGTGCAGCGAAGATAATAATTCAGCTGTTGTTCAGCCTTCTCCTGAGGTAACTGCAATCCCGGGAGCAAGCACAGCGCCGGACAAGACAGCAGGCATACAGCCGACGCCAGACACCCCGGTTTCACCGTCGGCTGCTCCCACAGCATCTCCGGATACCGCCATGAATGACGATCCGCTCGCCAGGCAGATCGCCGGAATGACGCTGGAAGCCAAAATCGGCCAGATGCTGCTGGTCGGGATTGACGGCACGAAGCTGGATGAGAGTGCCAAGAGAATGATCTCCAAGGATGAGGTTGGCGGGATCATCCTTTATAAAGACAACATACAAAACTTGAAGAGCATGGTTGCTCTCATCAATGATCTTAAGAAGAGCAACATTGGAAATACGGTCCCCCTGTTCATGAGTGTAGACCAGGAAGGCGGCAAGGTCAGCCGGATGCCTGCAGAATATACCGCTATTCCCTCAAATGCAAAGGTTGGAATAAGCGGCAATGCCGATTCCGCCGGCATGATGGGCAGGCTGCTGGCCAGAGAAGTACTGTCAGCAGGATTCAACATGGACTTCGCCCCTGTACTCGATATTAACAGTAATCCCGATAACCCGGTCATCGGCGAGCGCTCTTTCGGCAGTAATGCTGATATCGTTACCCGTCTGGGCATTGCCGAAATGAAAGGAATGTCCGAAGAAGGTGCCATTCCGGTCATCAAGCATTTCCCCGGCCACGGTGATACCTCCGTTGATTCCCATCTGGAGCTGCCGGTAGTGAACAAAACTGCCGCTCAGCTGGCTAAGCTCGAATGGCTGCCGTTCCAGGCAGCCATTCAGGAGCATGCGGATGCAGTGATGGTCGCCCATATCCTATATCCCAAGCTTGACCCTGAGAAGCCGGCATCCCTCTCCAAAACGATCATCGGCAATCTGCTCCGCGGTCAAATGGGTTTTGACGGAGTTGTCATTACCGATGATCTGACCATGGGAGCCATAACCGAGCATTACACTCTGCCGGCTGCAGCGATTGATACGGTACTTGCAGGCAGTGACGTACTACTCATTGCCCATGAATACGCCAACGAGCAGATGGTGCGGAAAGCGCTAATAAATGGCGTCAAGAAAGGCAAGATACCCGAGTCTCGGATTGACGAGAGTGTCTACCGGATCCTTGCATTGAAGGAACAATATCATCTTAGTGACAAGCCTCTGCCTGTACCTGATTTAACGGCACTCAACAACGACATAAAGGCTTGGCTTCAAACGATCAAGAAGTAA